The following proteins are encoded in a genomic region of Thunnus maccoyii chromosome 8, fThuMac1.1, whole genome shotgun sequence:
- the LOC121901795 gene encoding catenin delta-1-like isoform X4: MEQCESAAALLESVREQEVQFEQLTRALEEERRRVGLPATSPSALGRPLPHTQNGRLGDADIERLKLTDSYINGTQYRMVDPAHGALDESYTPEDDSQEVHSVFSEEGTTRRSDNGMKKPISRTVLPSDSMSIDGGLSVSGMGGYSATLDRPYRQVGGGDYPTATVPRNYHYGPVMGYNDYQTPPSEAYTSLSRGSHMDDRYRPVDGYRTLDSGYRAPSRQQLDPYAAQPQVGRGMRAMGSAMEMRYGHGHYGLEDDQRSVGYDDYGMGPPPMHPGGYGTMPRLGPGPGGTMDRRRLRSCEDTLDGDMGGGDPYTWGVPMTMERGSMASLDSTLRKGPPTSWRQPELPEVIAMLNYRLDPVKTNAAAFLQHLTFKNDKVKSEVRRLKGIPALVSLLDHPSKDVHHSACGALKNISYGRDQDNKIAIKNCDGVPALVRLLRKTHDQDLTDTITGTLWNLSSHDSVKMEIVDHALHALADEVIVPHSGWERGSNGGEESCKPRHLEWETALTNTAGCLRNVSSERSEARRKLRECTGLVDSLMYVVQSQINRKDVDNKLVENCVCLLRNLSYQVHREVPSCERYAEAAPLNQGPAPGANKGGCFGSRKGKDEWFSKGKKDGDDGSGDQVDIPKRTTPAKGYELLFQPEVVRVYTSLLRESKNPSVLEAAAGAIQNLCAGRWTYGRYIRATVRLEKGLPMMAELLAHGNDRVVRAMSGALRNLAIDNRNCELLGLHAVPHLVANLPGGQSQSGRTLSEETVVSVLSTLAEVLGNSLEAAKTLRASQGIERLVLINKDGKRSDREVRGAGQVLQLVWAHKELRRPLEKDGWKKTDFMVNLNPTTSTTNGPSTRANGTYEDSTMPLLDRGEKRDMIPLNDLGPEAYSTLDQRERRHTLDETTDTLPKN; this comes from the exons ATGGAGCAGTGTGAGAGCGCAGCGGCTCTGCTGGAGTCGGTCAGGGAGCAGGAGGTGCAGTTTGAACAGCTGACCCGGgcgctggaggaggagaggaggagagtgggCCTCCCTGCCACCAGCCCCTCGGCGCTGGGTCGCCCCCTCCCTCACACACAG AACGGGCGTTTAGGGGATGCAGACATAGAACGACTGAAACTAACTGACTCATACATTAACGGCACACAG TACAGGATGGTTGACCCTGCACACGGCGCTCTAGATGAGAGCTACACACCGGAGGACGACTCCCAGGAAGTACACTCAGTCTTCTCTGAAGAAGGAACCACACGACGGTCAGACAATGGG ATGAAGAAACCAATCTCACGCACAGTCCTGCCTTCCGACTCAATGTCCATCGACGGGGGCTTGTCAGTGTCGGGTATGGGTGGCTACAGCGCCACACTGGACCGTCCTTATAGGCAGGTTGGAGGAGGAGACTATCCCACCGCCACAGTGCCCAGGAACTACCACTACGGCCCTGTAATGGGTTATAATGACTACCAGACTCCACCATCTGAGGCGTACACCAGCCTGAGCAGGGGCTCACACATGGACGACCGCTACAG GCCGGTCGATGGCTACAGGACTCTGGATTCTGGCTACCGGGCCCCGAGCCGTCAGCAGCTGGACCCCTATGCAGCACAGCCCCAGGTGGGCCGGGGAATGAGGGCCATGGGCTCAGCCATGGAGATGCGGTATGGCCACGGCCACTACGGGCTTGAGGATGACCAGAGGAGCGTGGGATATGATGACTACGGCATGGGGCCTCCACCCATGCACCCTGGAGGTTACGGCACTATGCCACGCCTTGGACCTGGCCCCGGTGGTACTATGGACAGACGAAGACTCAG GAGCTGTGAGGATACTTTGGACGGTGATATGGGAGGAGGTGATCCGTATACCTGGGGCGTTCCCATGACGATGGAGAGGGGGAGTATGGCTTCACTGGACAGCACACTGAGGAAGGGTCCTCCTACTTCATGGAGACAGCCAGAGCTGCCGGAGGTGATCGCCATGTTGAACTACCGTCTGGACCCTGTCAAGACCAACGCAGCTGCCTTCCTCCAGCATCTCACATTCAAAAATGACAAG GTTAAGTCAGAGGTGCGTCGCCTGAAGGGAATCCCAGCCTTGGTGTCACTGCTGGACCACCCCAGCAAGGATGTGCACCACTCAGCCTGCGGAGCGCTAAAGAACATTTCATATGGACGAGACCAAGACAACAAGATCGCCATCAAGAACTGCGATGGAGTGCCAGCTCTGGTCAGGTTACTGAGGAAAACCCACGACCAGGACCTCACTGACACTATCACAG GAACCTTGTGGAACCTCTCATCCCACGACTCTGTAAAGATGGAGATCGTGGACCACGCCCTGCACGCCCTAGCTGACGAGGTGATAGTGCCCCACTCGGGCTGGGAGCGAGGGAGCaacggaggagaggagagctgcAAACCACGCCATCTGGAGTGGGAGACCGCCTTGACCAACACTGCTGGCTGCCTTAG GAATGTGAGTTCAGAACGCAGCGAGGCCAGGCGAAAGCTGAGGGAGTGCACAGGATTGGTGGACTCACTCATGTACGTCGTCCAATCACAGATCAACCGCAAAGATGTGGATAATAAG TTGGTGGAGAACTGCGTCTGCCTCTTGAGGAATTTGTCCTATCAGGTTCACCGTGAGGTCCCCAGCTGTGAGCGCTACGCTGAGGCCGCGCCCCTCAACCAGGGACCCGCACCTGGCGCCAACAAAGGTGGCTGCTTTGGCTCTCGAAAGGGCAAAG ATGAGTGGTTTTCCAAAG GAAAGAAGGATGGAGACGATGGAAGTGGAGACCAAGTTGACATTCCAAAGAGGACAACACCTGCCAAAG GTTATGAGCTGTTGTTCCAGCCGGAGGTGGTTCGTGTTTACACATCACTGCTCAGAGAGAGCAAGAATCCCTCAGTCCTGGAGGCTGCTGCCGGTGCCATCCAGAACCTGTGTGCAGGCCGGTGGACG TATGGTCGGTATATTCGGGCCACGGTTCGTCTGGAGAAGGGTCTTCCCATGATGGCAGAGCTACTGGCTCATGGCAATGACCGTGTGGTTCGGGCGATGTCCGGAGCCTTGAGGAACCTTGCCATCGACAACCGTAACTGTGAACTGCTCG GTTTGCATGCAGTGCCTCATCTTGTGGCCAACCTCCCTGGAGGCCAGAGCCAGTCTGGGCGCACTCTATCAGAGGAGACGGTCGTGTCTGTACTGAGCACGCTCGCCGAGGTGCTAGGCAACAGTCTGGAGGCAGCAAAGACCCTTCGAGCCTCGCAGGGCATTGAGAGGCTGGTGCTTATCAATAAGGACGG CAAGCGCTCCGATCGTGAGGTGCGGGGGGCCGGTCAGGTGCTGCAGCTCGTCTGGGCCCACAAGGAGCTACGTCGGCCTCTTGAGAAAGATGGCTGGAAGAAGACGGACTTCATGGTCAACCTCAAccccaccaccagcaccaccaaCGGCCCGAGCACCCGAGCCAACGGCACCTATGAAGACAGCACCATGCCGCTGCTGGACAGAG GGGAAAAGAGGGACATGATCCCACTAAATGACCTTGGCCCTG AGGCCTACTCTACACTGGAccagagggagaggagacaCACTCTGGATGAGACCACAGACACTTTACCG AAAAACTGA
- the LOC121901795 gene encoding catenin delta-1-like isoform X2 — protein MEQCESAAALLESVREQEVQFEQLTRALEEERRRVGLPATSPSALGRPLPHTQNGRLGDADIERLKLTDSYINGTQYRMVDPAHGALDESYTPEDDSQEVHSVFSEEGTTRRSDNGMKKPISRTVLPSDSMSIDGGLSVSGMGGYSATLDRPYRQVGGGDYPTATVPRNYHYGPVMGYNDYQTPPSEAYTSLSRGSHMDDRYRPVDGYRTLDSGYRAPSRQQLDPYAAQPQVGRGMRAMGSAMEMRYGHGHYGLEDDQRSVGYDDYGMGPPPMHPGGYGTMPRLGPGPGGTMDRRRLRSCEDTLDGDMGGGDPYTWGVPMTMERGSMASLDSTLRKGPPTSWRQPELPEVIAMLNYRLDPVKTNAAAFLQHLTFKNDKVKSEVRRLKGIPALVSLLDHPSKDVHHSACGALKNISYGRDQDNKIAIKNCDGVPALVRLLRKTHDQDLTDTITGTLWNLSSHDSVKMEIVDHALHALADEVIVPHSGWERGSNGGEESCKPRHLEWETALTNTAGCLRNVSSERSEARRKLRECTGLVDSLMYVVQSQINRKDVDNKLVENCVCLLRNLSYQVHREVPSCERYAEAAPLNQGPAPGANKGGCFGSRKGKDEWFSKGKKDGDDGSGDQVDIPKRTTPAKGYELLFQPEVVRVYTSLLRESKNPSVLEAAAGAIQNLCAGRWTYGRYIRATVRLEKGLPMMAELLAHGNDRVVRAMSGALRNLAIDNRNCELLGLHAVPHLVANLPGGQSQSGRTLSEETVVSVLSTLAEVLGNSLEAAKTLRASQGIERLVLINKDGKRSDREVRGAGQVLQLVWAHKELRRPLEKDGWKKTDFMVNLNPTTSTTNGPSTRANGTYEDSTMPLLDRGEKRDMIPLNDLGPEAYSTLDQRERRHTLDETTDTLPRGVYGGRKGSLPLLDSYDG, from the exons ATGGAGCAGTGTGAGAGCGCAGCGGCTCTGCTGGAGTCGGTCAGGGAGCAGGAGGTGCAGTTTGAACAGCTGACCCGGgcgctggaggaggagaggaggagagtgggCCTCCCTGCCACCAGCCCCTCGGCGCTGGGTCGCCCCCTCCCTCACACACAG AACGGGCGTTTAGGGGATGCAGACATAGAACGACTGAAACTAACTGACTCATACATTAACGGCACACAG TACAGGATGGTTGACCCTGCACACGGCGCTCTAGATGAGAGCTACACACCGGAGGACGACTCCCAGGAAGTACACTCAGTCTTCTCTGAAGAAGGAACCACACGACGGTCAGACAATGGG ATGAAGAAACCAATCTCACGCACAGTCCTGCCTTCCGACTCAATGTCCATCGACGGGGGCTTGTCAGTGTCGGGTATGGGTGGCTACAGCGCCACACTGGACCGTCCTTATAGGCAGGTTGGAGGAGGAGACTATCCCACCGCCACAGTGCCCAGGAACTACCACTACGGCCCTGTAATGGGTTATAATGACTACCAGACTCCACCATCTGAGGCGTACACCAGCCTGAGCAGGGGCTCACACATGGACGACCGCTACAG GCCGGTCGATGGCTACAGGACTCTGGATTCTGGCTACCGGGCCCCGAGCCGTCAGCAGCTGGACCCCTATGCAGCACAGCCCCAGGTGGGCCGGGGAATGAGGGCCATGGGCTCAGCCATGGAGATGCGGTATGGCCACGGCCACTACGGGCTTGAGGATGACCAGAGGAGCGTGGGATATGATGACTACGGCATGGGGCCTCCACCCATGCACCCTGGAGGTTACGGCACTATGCCACGCCTTGGACCTGGCCCCGGTGGTACTATGGACAGACGAAGACTCAG GAGCTGTGAGGATACTTTGGACGGTGATATGGGAGGAGGTGATCCGTATACCTGGGGCGTTCCCATGACGATGGAGAGGGGGAGTATGGCTTCACTGGACAGCACACTGAGGAAGGGTCCTCCTACTTCATGGAGACAGCCAGAGCTGCCGGAGGTGATCGCCATGTTGAACTACCGTCTGGACCCTGTCAAGACCAACGCAGCTGCCTTCCTCCAGCATCTCACATTCAAAAATGACAAG GTTAAGTCAGAGGTGCGTCGCCTGAAGGGAATCCCAGCCTTGGTGTCACTGCTGGACCACCCCAGCAAGGATGTGCACCACTCAGCCTGCGGAGCGCTAAAGAACATTTCATATGGACGAGACCAAGACAACAAGATCGCCATCAAGAACTGCGATGGAGTGCCAGCTCTGGTCAGGTTACTGAGGAAAACCCACGACCAGGACCTCACTGACACTATCACAG GAACCTTGTGGAACCTCTCATCCCACGACTCTGTAAAGATGGAGATCGTGGACCACGCCCTGCACGCCCTAGCTGACGAGGTGATAGTGCCCCACTCGGGCTGGGAGCGAGGGAGCaacggaggagaggagagctgcAAACCACGCCATCTGGAGTGGGAGACCGCCTTGACCAACACTGCTGGCTGCCTTAG GAATGTGAGTTCAGAACGCAGCGAGGCCAGGCGAAAGCTGAGGGAGTGCACAGGATTGGTGGACTCACTCATGTACGTCGTCCAATCACAGATCAACCGCAAAGATGTGGATAATAAG TTGGTGGAGAACTGCGTCTGCCTCTTGAGGAATTTGTCCTATCAGGTTCACCGTGAGGTCCCCAGCTGTGAGCGCTACGCTGAGGCCGCGCCCCTCAACCAGGGACCCGCACCTGGCGCCAACAAAGGTGGCTGCTTTGGCTCTCGAAAGGGCAAAG ATGAGTGGTTTTCCAAAG GAAAGAAGGATGGAGACGATGGAAGTGGAGACCAAGTTGACATTCCAAAGAGGACAACACCTGCCAAAG GTTATGAGCTGTTGTTCCAGCCGGAGGTGGTTCGTGTTTACACATCACTGCTCAGAGAGAGCAAGAATCCCTCAGTCCTGGAGGCTGCTGCCGGTGCCATCCAGAACCTGTGTGCAGGCCGGTGGACG TATGGTCGGTATATTCGGGCCACGGTTCGTCTGGAGAAGGGTCTTCCCATGATGGCAGAGCTACTGGCTCATGGCAATGACCGTGTGGTTCGGGCGATGTCCGGAGCCTTGAGGAACCTTGCCATCGACAACCGTAACTGTGAACTGCTCG GTTTGCATGCAGTGCCTCATCTTGTGGCCAACCTCCCTGGAGGCCAGAGCCAGTCTGGGCGCACTCTATCAGAGGAGACGGTCGTGTCTGTACTGAGCACGCTCGCCGAGGTGCTAGGCAACAGTCTGGAGGCAGCAAAGACCCTTCGAGCCTCGCAGGGCATTGAGAGGCTGGTGCTTATCAATAAGGACGG CAAGCGCTCCGATCGTGAGGTGCGGGGGGCCGGTCAGGTGCTGCAGCTCGTCTGGGCCCACAAGGAGCTACGTCGGCCTCTTGAGAAAGATGGCTGGAAGAAGACGGACTTCATGGTCAACCTCAAccccaccaccagcaccaccaaCGGCCCGAGCACCCGAGCCAACGGCACCTATGAAGACAGCACCATGCCGCTGCTGGACAGAG GGGAAAAGAGGGACATGATCCCACTAAATGACCTTGGCCCTG AGGCCTACTCTACACTGGAccagagggagaggagacaCACTCTGGATGAGACCACAGACACTTTACCG CGAGGGGTGTATGGGGGCAGAAAGGGCTCCCTGCCCCTGTTGGACTCCTACGATGGTTag
- the LOC121901795 gene encoding catenin delta-1-like isoform X1: MDVCNAPLPSPLSPWGRVVCMEQCESAAALLESVREQEVQFEQLTRALEEERRRVGLPATSPSALGRPLPHTQNGRLGDADIERLKLTDSYINGTQYRMVDPAHGALDESYTPEDDSQEVHSVFSEEGTTRRSDNGMKKPISRTVLPSDSMSIDGGLSVSGMGGYSATLDRPYRQVGGGDYPTATVPRNYHYGPVMGYNDYQTPPSEAYTSLSRGSHMDDRYRPVDGYRTLDSGYRAPSRQQLDPYAAQPQVGRGMRAMGSAMEMRYGHGHYGLEDDQRSVGYDDYGMGPPPMHPGGYGTMPRLGPGPGGTMDRRRLRSCEDTLDGDMGGGDPYTWGVPMTMERGSMASLDSTLRKGPPTSWRQPELPEVIAMLNYRLDPVKTNAAAFLQHLTFKNDKVKSEVRRLKGIPALVSLLDHPSKDVHHSACGALKNISYGRDQDNKIAIKNCDGVPALVRLLRKTHDQDLTDTITGTLWNLSSHDSVKMEIVDHALHALADEVIVPHSGWERGSNGGEESCKPRHLEWETALTNTAGCLRNVSSERSEARRKLRECTGLVDSLMYVVQSQINRKDVDNKLVENCVCLLRNLSYQVHREVPSCERYAEAAPLNQGPAPGANKGGCFGSRKGKDEWFSKGKKDGDDGSGDQVDIPKRTTPAKGYELLFQPEVVRVYTSLLRESKNPSVLEAAAGAIQNLCAGRWTYGRYIRATVRLEKGLPMMAELLAHGNDRVVRAMSGALRNLAIDNRNCELLGLHAVPHLVANLPGGQSQSGRTLSEETVVSVLSTLAEVLGNSLEAAKTLRASQGIERLVLINKDGKRSDREVRGAGQVLQLVWAHKELRRPLEKDGWKKTDFMVNLNPTTSTTNGPSTRANGTYEDSTMPLLDRGEKRDMIPLNDLGPEAYSTLDQRERRHTLDETTDTLPRGVYGGRKGSLPLLDSYDG, from the exons atggatgtgtgtaacgcccccctcccttcccctctctccccttGGGGCCGTGTAGTGTGTATGGAGCAGTGTGAGAGCGCAGCGGCTCTGCTGGAGTCGGTCAGGGAGCAGGAGGTGCAGTTTGAACAGCTGACCCGGgcgctggaggaggagaggaggagagtgggCCTCCCTGCCACCAGCCCCTCGGCGCTGGGTCGCCCCCTCCCTCACACACAG AACGGGCGTTTAGGGGATGCAGACATAGAACGACTGAAACTAACTGACTCATACATTAACGGCACACAG TACAGGATGGTTGACCCTGCACACGGCGCTCTAGATGAGAGCTACACACCGGAGGACGACTCCCAGGAAGTACACTCAGTCTTCTCTGAAGAAGGAACCACACGACGGTCAGACAATGGG ATGAAGAAACCAATCTCACGCACAGTCCTGCCTTCCGACTCAATGTCCATCGACGGGGGCTTGTCAGTGTCGGGTATGGGTGGCTACAGCGCCACACTGGACCGTCCTTATAGGCAGGTTGGAGGAGGAGACTATCCCACCGCCACAGTGCCCAGGAACTACCACTACGGCCCTGTAATGGGTTATAATGACTACCAGACTCCACCATCTGAGGCGTACACCAGCCTGAGCAGGGGCTCACACATGGACGACCGCTACAG GCCGGTCGATGGCTACAGGACTCTGGATTCTGGCTACCGGGCCCCGAGCCGTCAGCAGCTGGACCCCTATGCAGCACAGCCCCAGGTGGGCCGGGGAATGAGGGCCATGGGCTCAGCCATGGAGATGCGGTATGGCCACGGCCACTACGGGCTTGAGGATGACCAGAGGAGCGTGGGATATGATGACTACGGCATGGGGCCTCCACCCATGCACCCTGGAGGTTACGGCACTATGCCACGCCTTGGACCTGGCCCCGGTGGTACTATGGACAGACGAAGACTCAG GAGCTGTGAGGATACTTTGGACGGTGATATGGGAGGAGGTGATCCGTATACCTGGGGCGTTCCCATGACGATGGAGAGGGGGAGTATGGCTTCACTGGACAGCACACTGAGGAAGGGTCCTCCTACTTCATGGAGACAGCCAGAGCTGCCGGAGGTGATCGCCATGTTGAACTACCGTCTGGACCCTGTCAAGACCAACGCAGCTGCCTTCCTCCAGCATCTCACATTCAAAAATGACAAG GTTAAGTCAGAGGTGCGTCGCCTGAAGGGAATCCCAGCCTTGGTGTCACTGCTGGACCACCCCAGCAAGGATGTGCACCACTCAGCCTGCGGAGCGCTAAAGAACATTTCATATGGACGAGACCAAGACAACAAGATCGCCATCAAGAACTGCGATGGAGTGCCAGCTCTGGTCAGGTTACTGAGGAAAACCCACGACCAGGACCTCACTGACACTATCACAG GAACCTTGTGGAACCTCTCATCCCACGACTCTGTAAAGATGGAGATCGTGGACCACGCCCTGCACGCCCTAGCTGACGAGGTGATAGTGCCCCACTCGGGCTGGGAGCGAGGGAGCaacggaggagaggagagctgcAAACCACGCCATCTGGAGTGGGAGACCGCCTTGACCAACACTGCTGGCTGCCTTAG GAATGTGAGTTCAGAACGCAGCGAGGCCAGGCGAAAGCTGAGGGAGTGCACAGGATTGGTGGACTCACTCATGTACGTCGTCCAATCACAGATCAACCGCAAAGATGTGGATAATAAG TTGGTGGAGAACTGCGTCTGCCTCTTGAGGAATTTGTCCTATCAGGTTCACCGTGAGGTCCCCAGCTGTGAGCGCTACGCTGAGGCCGCGCCCCTCAACCAGGGACCCGCACCTGGCGCCAACAAAGGTGGCTGCTTTGGCTCTCGAAAGGGCAAAG ATGAGTGGTTTTCCAAAG GAAAGAAGGATGGAGACGATGGAAGTGGAGACCAAGTTGACATTCCAAAGAGGACAACACCTGCCAAAG GTTATGAGCTGTTGTTCCAGCCGGAGGTGGTTCGTGTTTACACATCACTGCTCAGAGAGAGCAAGAATCCCTCAGTCCTGGAGGCTGCTGCCGGTGCCATCCAGAACCTGTGTGCAGGCCGGTGGACG TATGGTCGGTATATTCGGGCCACGGTTCGTCTGGAGAAGGGTCTTCCCATGATGGCAGAGCTACTGGCTCATGGCAATGACCGTGTGGTTCGGGCGATGTCCGGAGCCTTGAGGAACCTTGCCATCGACAACCGTAACTGTGAACTGCTCG GTTTGCATGCAGTGCCTCATCTTGTGGCCAACCTCCCTGGAGGCCAGAGCCAGTCTGGGCGCACTCTATCAGAGGAGACGGTCGTGTCTGTACTGAGCACGCTCGCCGAGGTGCTAGGCAACAGTCTGGAGGCAGCAAAGACCCTTCGAGCCTCGCAGGGCATTGAGAGGCTGGTGCTTATCAATAAGGACGG CAAGCGCTCCGATCGTGAGGTGCGGGGGGCCGGTCAGGTGCTGCAGCTCGTCTGGGCCCACAAGGAGCTACGTCGGCCTCTTGAGAAAGATGGCTGGAAGAAGACGGACTTCATGGTCAACCTCAAccccaccaccagcaccaccaaCGGCCCGAGCACCCGAGCCAACGGCACCTATGAAGACAGCACCATGCCGCTGCTGGACAGAG GGGAAAAGAGGGACATGATCCCACTAAATGACCTTGGCCCTG AGGCCTACTCTACACTGGAccagagggagaggagacaCACTCTGGATGAGACCACAGACACTTTACCG CGAGGGGTGTATGGGGGCAGAAAGGGCTCCCTGCCCCTGTTGGACTCCTACGATGGTTag
- the LOC121901795 gene encoding catenin delta-1-like isoform X3 yields MEQCESAAALLESVREQEVQFEQLTRALEEERRRVGLPATSPSALGRPLPHTQNGRLGDADIERLKLTDSYINGTQYRMVDPAHGALDESYTPEDDSQEVHSVFSEEGTTRRSDNGMKKPISRTVLPSDSMSIDGGLSVSGMGGYSATLDRPYRQVGGGDYPTATVPRNYHYGPVMGYNDYQTPPSEAYTSLSRGSHMDDRYRPVDGYRTLDSGYRAPSRQQLDPYAAQPQVGRGMRAMGSAMEMRYGHGHYGLEDDQRSVGYDDYGMGPPPMHPGGYGTMPRLGPGPGGTMDRRRLRSCEDTLDGDMGGGDPYTWGVPMTMERGSMASLDSTLRKGPPTSWRQPELPEVIAMLNYRLDPVKTNAAAFLQHLTFKNDKVKSEVRRLKGIPALVSLLDHPSKDVHHSACGALKNISYGRDQDNKIAIKNCDGVPALVRLLRKTHDQDLTDTITGTLWNLSSHDSVKMEIVDHALHALADEVIVPHSGWERGSNGGEESCKPRHLEWETALTNTAGCLRNVSSERSEARRKLRECTGLVDSLMYVVQSQINRKDVDNKLVENCVCLLRNLSYQVHREVPSCERYAEAAPLNQGPAPGANKGGCFGSRKGKGKKDGDDGSGDQVDIPKRTTPAKGYELLFQPEVVRVYTSLLRESKNPSVLEAAAGAIQNLCAGRWTYGRYIRATVRLEKGLPMMAELLAHGNDRVVRAMSGALRNLAIDNRNCELLGLHAVPHLVANLPGGQSQSGRTLSEETVVSVLSTLAEVLGNSLEAAKTLRASQGIERLVLINKDGKRSDREVRGAGQVLQLVWAHKELRRPLEKDGWKKTDFMVNLNPTTSTTNGPSTRANGTYEDSTMPLLDRGEKRDMIPLNDLGPEAYSTLDQRERRHTLDETTDTLPRGVYGGRKGSLPLLDSYDG; encoded by the exons ATGGAGCAGTGTGAGAGCGCAGCGGCTCTGCTGGAGTCGGTCAGGGAGCAGGAGGTGCAGTTTGAACAGCTGACCCGGgcgctggaggaggagaggaggagagtgggCCTCCCTGCCACCAGCCCCTCGGCGCTGGGTCGCCCCCTCCCTCACACACAG AACGGGCGTTTAGGGGATGCAGACATAGAACGACTGAAACTAACTGACTCATACATTAACGGCACACAG TACAGGATGGTTGACCCTGCACACGGCGCTCTAGATGAGAGCTACACACCGGAGGACGACTCCCAGGAAGTACACTCAGTCTTCTCTGAAGAAGGAACCACACGACGGTCAGACAATGGG ATGAAGAAACCAATCTCACGCACAGTCCTGCCTTCCGACTCAATGTCCATCGACGGGGGCTTGTCAGTGTCGGGTATGGGTGGCTACAGCGCCACACTGGACCGTCCTTATAGGCAGGTTGGAGGAGGAGACTATCCCACCGCCACAGTGCCCAGGAACTACCACTACGGCCCTGTAATGGGTTATAATGACTACCAGACTCCACCATCTGAGGCGTACACCAGCCTGAGCAGGGGCTCACACATGGACGACCGCTACAG GCCGGTCGATGGCTACAGGACTCTGGATTCTGGCTACCGGGCCCCGAGCCGTCAGCAGCTGGACCCCTATGCAGCACAGCCCCAGGTGGGCCGGGGAATGAGGGCCATGGGCTCAGCCATGGAGATGCGGTATGGCCACGGCCACTACGGGCTTGAGGATGACCAGAGGAGCGTGGGATATGATGACTACGGCATGGGGCCTCCACCCATGCACCCTGGAGGTTACGGCACTATGCCACGCCTTGGACCTGGCCCCGGTGGTACTATGGACAGACGAAGACTCAG GAGCTGTGAGGATACTTTGGACGGTGATATGGGAGGAGGTGATCCGTATACCTGGGGCGTTCCCATGACGATGGAGAGGGGGAGTATGGCTTCACTGGACAGCACACTGAGGAAGGGTCCTCCTACTTCATGGAGACAGCCAGAGCTGCCGGAGGTGATCGCCATGTTGAACTACCGTCTGGACCCTGTCAAGACCAACGCAGCTGCCTTCCTCCAGCATCTCACATTCAAAAATGACAAG GTTAAGTCAGAGGTGCGTCGCCTGAAGGGAATCCCAGCCTTGGTGTCACTGCTGGACCACCCCAGCAAGGATGTGCACCACTCAGCCTGCGGAGCGCTAAAGAACATTTCATATGGACGAGACCAAGACAACAAGATCGCCATCAAGAACTGCGATGGAGTGCCAGCTCTGGTCAGGTTACTGAGGAAAACCCACGACCAGGACCTCACTGACACTATCACAG GAACCTTGTGGAACCTCTCATCCCACGACTCTGTAAAGATGGAGATCGTGGACCACGCCCTGCACGCCCTAGCTGACGAGGTGATAGTGCCCCACTCGGGCTGGGAGCGAGGGAGCaacggaggagaggagagctgcAAACCACGCCATCTGGAGTGGGAGACCGCCTTGACCAACACTGCTGGCTGCCTTAG GAATGTGAGTTCAGAACGCAGCGAGGCCAGGCGAAAGCTGAGGGAGTGCACAGGATTGGTGGACTCACTCATGTACGTCGTCCAATCACAGATCAACCGCAAAGATGTGGATAATAAG TTGGTGGAGAACTGCGTCTGCCTCTTGAGGAATTTGTCCTATCAGGTTCACCGTGAGGTCCCCAGCTGTGAGCGCTACGCTGAGGCCGCGCCCCTCAACCAGGGACCCGCACCTGGCGCCAACAAAGGTGGCTGCTTTGGCTCTCGAAAGGGCAAAG GAAAGAAGGATGGAGACGATGGAAGTGGAGACCAAGTTGACATTCCAAAGAGGACAACACCTGCCAAAG GTTATGAGCTGTTGTTCCAGCCGGAGGTGGTTCGTGTTTACACATCACTGCTCAGAGAGAGCAAGAATCCCTCAGTCCTGGAGGCTGCTGCCGGTGCCATCCAGAACCTGTGTGCAGGCCGGTGGACG TATGGTCGGTATATTCGGGCCACGGTTCGTCTGGAGAAGGGTCTTCCCATGATGGCAGAGCTACTGGCTCATGGCAATGACCGTGTGGTTCGGGCGATGTCCGGAGCCTTGAGGAACCTTGCCATCGACAACCGTAACTGTGAACTGCTCG GTTTGCATGCAGTGCCTCATCTTGTGGCCAACCTCCCTGGAGGCCAGAGCCAGTCTGGGCGCACTCTATCAGAGGAGACGGTCGTGTCTGTACTGAGCACGCTCGCCGAGGTGCTAGGCAACAGTCTGGAGGCAGCAAAGACCCTTCGAGCCTCGCAGGGCATTGAGAGGCTGGTGCTTATCAATAAGGACGG CAAGCGCTCCGATCGTGAGGTGCGGGGGGCCGGTCAGGTGCTGCAGCTCGTCTGGGCCCACAAGGAGCTACGTCGGCCTCTTGAGAAAGATGGCTGGAAGAAGACGGACTTCATGGTCAACCTCAAccccaccaccagcaccaccaaCGGCCCGAGCACCCGAGCCAACGGCACCTATGAAGACAGCACCATGCCGCTGCTGGACAGAG GGGAAAAGAGGGACATGATCCCACTAAATGACCTTGGCCCTG AGGCCTACTCTACACTGGAccagagggagaggagacaCACTCTGGATGAGACCACAGACACTTTACCG CGAGGGGTGTATGGGGGCAGAAAGGGCTCCCTGCCCCTGTTGGACTCCTACGATGGTTag